TTTTCGGCGCGCACGCCGGCCTCGAGGGACTCGATCTCCATCAGCAGCTCGCGCTTGCGGCTGAGTTCGGCGTTGATCTCGCTGTAGGTGCAGCCCGATTCGATCAGCTCACGCTGGCGGGCGACGTGCTCGCGCACCTGGCCGTAGAGCGTGCGCTCCTGCCAGTAGACGTCGAGCAGCCGGCGCAGGGTTCCCTCCATGCGAACTCCTAGTCGAGCGTCGCGCTCAGCGACGCGTTCAGCGCGGGGTGGCTAGCGGTCTTCGTCTTCATCGCGGCGCAGTGCTCCGCGATGAAGACGAAGAACTGCCCGGCCGGCGTGCCGAGGCTGTCCGCGACGATGCCGCGGAAGCTGATCTCGGCCTCGGCATAGGCGTTGGCGAGCATGTCCATCTGGGCGAGCTGGAAGCGCGCCCACTGGCGCTGCTCGGGATCGGCCTCGTCGTCGAAGACGAGCTGGCTGTAGAGTCCGCGGGCGCGCAGCTGGTCGTTCATCAGGAAGGCGCAGTCGGCGGCCGCCCGCAGGAAGCGCGGCCGCTGCGCGATGAGGGTCGGGTGCACCGTCTCCGGCGCGGCCAGTGCGGCGAGCTGCTGCTCGAAGTGCATCAGCGCCTCAGCGAGACGGTTCTCGCGGCGCAGCACGCGCCCTTGCAGGTAGAGCAGGTCCGCGGGCACGGGCCCGGCGTAGAGCGCGAGGCTGCGCTCGACGAGACGGCCGGCGGCCGCCCAATCGCCGCGGCGGCCGACGCCCGTGAAGGCGCGCGTGAGCAGCGTCGCGTCGGGATCGGCGATCTGCTCGGCGTAGCTGTCGATCAGGAGCGACAGCGCCTCGCTGCTGCTCGCGCCCTGCAGCGCGAGCTCGAAGCGGCCGTGGAAGATGGCATCGGCGAAGAAGGAGGCGCCGTTGAGGTTCTCGAGCCGCTCGTACCAGGCGGTCGCTGCCTCGGCGAGGCCCAGCTCCTGGTAGCCGCGCGCGACGCTGAGCACGCCGCCGATGTCCTGGCTGTCGCCGGCGGCCGCAGCAGCATCCAGGCGCGCTGCGAGTTCCGGCAGGAGGATGGTGATCGCGCGCTCGCTGGAGTCGCGCTGGGCGTCGCGCTGGTCGGCGGCGGCGCTGGCCGTCGCCGGCGGGCGCGGACCCTCGGCGAGGATGGCGCCGAGAACGAGCGCAAGCGCGAACAGGACAAGGATCGAGGGCTTCATCGGGCGGCTTCCTCCCCTTCTGGCGGGCCGGAAAACAAGTTCCATGCCTCGGCCAACTCTGCAGGGAGGCGCCGCGCGCCGCCCGGAGGCGGCGCGCAAGCGATTGCCCGGAGTTCATTTAGGAATCAGGGGCGCTGGAGCGGGCGCCCGCCCCGCCTCGCGACAGCCGCCGACCGGCTCAGAAGCTGGCCGCCGGCCTGGCGGCTTTTCAGCCAGAGGCCCCCGCGGCCTTGACCAGGGGTTCCTCCTGCTTGAGCTTCTCGCGCAGGGTCTGTCGGCTGATGCCGAGCAGCTGCGCCGCCCGGCTCTTGTTGCCTCCGGTGTAGTCGAGGGTGCGCTGGATGTGGCGCAGCTCGACGGCGGCGATCGGCTCCGGATGGAAGGGCGCGCTCGCGGCCGCTGCCGGCGCCGTCGCGGGCTGGCGCAGCGTGGCCGGCAGGTGTTCGGCGCGAATCGCCCCGGTCGTCTCGAGCAGGAGGATGCGCTCGATGAGGTTCTTCAGCTCGCGGATGTTGCCGGGCCAGGCGTAGGCGGTGAGCGCGGCGAGCAGCTCGGGACCGGCGGGCGCCACGCTGCGCCCCAGCTCCCGGTTGAAGCGCTCGATGAAGAAGTTGACCAGGGGCTCGACGTCCTCCGGCCGCTCGCGCAGCGGCGGCACCTCCAGCACGATGACGCCGAGGCGGAAGTAGAGGTCGCTGCGGAAGCGGCCGGCCGCGGCTTCCTGCATGAGGTCCTTGTTCGTCGCCGCGACGATGCGCGCGCGCACCTGCAGGTCCTCGATGCCGCCGACGCGGCGGAAGGTGCGGTTCTCCAGCACGCGCAGCAGGCGCGCCTGGAGCTGCAGGCCCATCTCGCCGATCTCGTCGAGGAAGAGCGTGCCGCCGGCCGCTGCCTCGATCAGGCCCTTCTTGCGGCTCTTGGCGTCGGTGAAGGCGCCCTTCTCGTGGCCGAAGAGCTCGCTCTCGAGCAGGGTCTCCGGGATCGCCGCGCAGTTGATCTCCACGACGGGTCCCGTCACCCCGAGCGTGGCCCGATGGATCGCGCGCGCCACCAGCTCCTTGCCCGAGCCGCTCTCACCCTGGATCAGCACGGTCGAGGCCTGGCTCGCGCCGATCTTGCGGATCTTCTCGAAGAGCTCCTGCATGCGCGGGCTCTTGCCGATGAAGCCGAGGAAGGGATCGCCCCGCCGCTGCGTCTCCTCCCAGTGCTGGTTGGCGCGGCGCAACTGCTTGGCCTCGAGTGCGTTCTCGATGCTCTTCTTCATCTTCTCGAGCGAGAAGGGCTTGCTGACGAAGTCGTAGGCGCCCAGCTTCATCGCGCGCACGGCCGTCTCCAGCTCGCCGTAGGCGGTCATCATGATGACCTGCCCCTCGTAGCCGTCGGCGCGCGCCTGCTCGAGCACCTCGATGCCGGCCAGGCCGGGCAGGCGACCGTCGAGCAGCACGAGGTCCGGATCCTCCTCGCGGATGCAGGCGAGGCCGGCCGGGCCGTCCTCGGCCTCGAGCACGCGGTAGCCGTCGCGCAGGGCCTCGCCCAGCGACCAGCGCAGGGTCTGCTCGTCGTCGACGATGAGGATGCTGTGGTTCACGCTGATCTCTCCTCGCTGCGGGTGGGAGCGGCGGCGGCGCCGAGTTCGAGCGTGAACTCGGAGCCCCCCGCCGGGCGCGGGCGGTAGTCGAGCCGCCCGCCGTGTTCCAGGGCGATCTGCCGGCAGACGGCCAGGCCGAGCCCGGTGCCCTCTGCCTTCGTGGTGAAGAAGGGTTCGAAGAGGCGGGCCCGCGCGGCCTCGGGCACGCCGGCCCCGCTGTCCCAGACGCTGAGGCGCACGCGGTCCGCGCCTCCCACGACCGCCGCGCGCTCGAGGCGCAGGCCGACGGCGTCGCCCGGCCGACAGGCCTGCAGGGCGTTCTGGAGCAGGTTGAGCAGGACCTGGTGGACCTGATCGCGGTCGGCCAGGGCCCAGAGGGGCGTCCCGAGATCGCCGGCGAGCTGAACGCCCAGCGCGGCTGCCTGCGGCGCCAGGTCCTCGAGCACTCGGCGCGCACTGCCGTCCAGATCCAGCGGCGCCAGCTGCGGGCGTGCCGGGCGGCTGAACTCGAGCAGGCTGCGCACGATGCGCTCGAGCCGCTGGATCTCGG
This is a stretch of genomic DNA from bacterium. It encodes these proteins:
- a CDS encoding sigma-54-dependent Fis family transcriptional regulator, with the protein product MNHSILIVDDEQTLRWSLGEALRDGYRVLEAEDGPAGLACIREEDPDLVLLDGRLPGLAGIEVLEQARADGYEGQVIMMTAYGELETAVRAMKLGAYDFVSKPFSLEKMKKSIENALEAKQLRRANQHWEETQRRGDPFLGFIGKSPRMQELFEKIRKIGASQASTVLIQGESGSGKELVARAIHRATLGVTGPVVEINCAAIPETLLESELFGHEKGAFTDAKSRKKGLIEAAAGGTLFLDEIGEMGLQLQARLLRVLENRTFRRVGGIEDLQVRARIVAATNKDLMQEAAAGRFRSDLYFRLGVIVLEVPPLRERPEDVEPLVNFFIERFNRELGRSVAPAGPELLAALTAYAWPGNIRELKNLIERILLLETTGAIRAEHLPATLRQPATAPAAAASAPFHPEPIAAVELRHIQRTLDYTGGNKSRAAQLLGISRQTLREKLKQEEPLVKAAGASG